In Serinicoccus marinus DSM 15273, the genomic stretch TCTAGGCACGCTGTTAGCACTCGGTCAAGCCGAGTGCCAACACGCCGAGGCATCCCGCGCGGGGGCCGGCGCCCCCGGGTGGCGGGTCGGGGTCAGATGAGGACCTGCAGCGGCTGCAGCACCCCGCTCGACCACGCGGGTCCCCAGGCCACGCCCACCCCACTCCGCCAGCGTCAGCTCGTCGCAGTGCTCCAGGTCGGCCCGGAAGATGTCCTCCATGTGGGCGGCCTGGTCGGCGTCCACGATCTCGAGGTTGATCTCGTAGTTGCCCTGGAGGGAGAGGCGGTCGATGTTGGCGGTGCCGATGGTCGCCCAGCGACCGTCCACCGTCATGGTCTTGGCGTGGACCATGACGTCACGGTAGAGGAACAGCCGCACCCCGCCCTCGAGGAGGGTCTCGTAGTAGGACTGCGCGATGACGTCCGCCAGGACGTGGTTGGACTTCTGCGGCATGACCACCCGCACGTCGACCCCGCGGGAGGCGGCGTTGAGCAGCCCGTGGAGGATCTCCCGGTCCGGGATGAAGTAGCCCTGGGTGATCCAGATGCGGTGGACCGCCCGGTCGATCGCCTCGAGGTACAGCGCCCGCACCGGGTAGATCACCCGGCTGGGCTCGTTGCGCGCGGCCCGGATGCTCGTGTTCCACTCCACCGTCCCGCTGTCGAGGAGCTGCGGGCGGCGCCTCCCCTTGTGCCGGTTCCAGAAGTCGACGAAGGAGTTCTGCAGCTCCCAGACGCTCTTGCCCTCCACCCGCACGTGGGTGTCCCGCCAGCTCGTGGCGTAGAGGGAACCGATGTTGTAGCCGCCGACGAAACCGACACGACCGTCCACGACGAGGATCTTGCGGTGGTCGCGGCCGGAGGCCCGGATGTCGACGAGGGGCAGCGCCGTGCGCATCACCGGGAAGCGCAGCATGTGCACGCCGTCGGGGAAGCGCAGGAAGTCCCTGGGCACCACGAGGTTGGCGAACCCGTCGAACACGAGGCAGACGAGGACCCCGCGGTCGGCGGCCCGGACGACGGCGTCCTTGAAGGCGCGGCCCGTGTCGTCGGCCTTCCAGATGTAGGACGCCAGGTAGACGAAGTCCTCGGCCGCGTCGATGGCCGCGATCATGTCGTCGTAGAGGTACTGGCCGTAGGTGTACGTCGTCAGCCGCGACTCCTCCACCGTGGTGCTGACCGGCTCATGGACCGGGGCGTCCCGGTCGACGTGGTCGCGCCGCTTGCGGACCGCGTCCACCGCGACCACCCCGGCGGCGAGCGTCAGCTGGCCGGCCACGGCGGCACCGGCGGTGGCGAGCGCCACCCGGCGGCCACGGCGCAGCAGACGGCTCACCTTGCGGCTGAAGACACGGGGCATGGCCACAATCTACGTGCAGGCCACAATGGGCGCATGAGCGCCGATCCAGCCGTCGAGCTCATGACGCGGCTGGCCGGCGGCCCCGGGGCCGAGCTGCTGGCCTCCCTCCCTCCCTACGACGAGTCCGACGCGCTGACGCTCATGAGCAGGTTGCGCGCGCAGGGGCACGACGCGGAGCTGGTGTCGGCCGCGCTCACCCAGGCCCGGCTGCGGGCGAGCGGGCGGGCCCGGCTGGGGAGCGGGGTCGACGACCTGCTGCTGACCCAGGACGGCCTGGAGCAGGCCACCCGCCCCCAGGTGACGGCCCGGCGGGCCGAGCTCATGGTGCGCGCCGGGGTACGCCACGTGCTGGACCTCGGGTGCGGGCTCGGGCTCGACGCCATGGCCTTCGCCCGGGCCGGGCTCGCGGTGACGGCGGTGGAGAGGGACGCCGTCGTGGCGGCCGCCGCCCGGGCCAACCTCGCCCCGTGGCCGGACGCGCGGGTGGTCACCGGTGACGCGCTCGCGCTGCCTGTCGGGCCGGACGACGGCGCGTTCCTCGACCCGGCCCGACGCACCCCCGGGGTCGCCGACGTCCACGGCCGGACCCGCCGGGTGCGGGGGCTCGACCAGCTGTCCCCCTCCTTCGAGCAGGTCCGGGACGTCGCCGCGCGCGCCCGGGCGACCGTCGCCAAGCTCGGCCCGTCCTTCGACCCCGGCGACGTCCCGTCCGGCGCGGGCGCAGAGTGGGTGTCGCTGGACGGGGACCTGCTCGAGTGCGCCCTGTGGTGGGGCGCCGGGCCACGCGGCCGCCACGCGGTCGTGGGCCGCAGCGCGGGTGGGCCGGACGGGAGCGTCACCTGGCACGAGGTCACCGACCTCGGCCCCACCGCGCCCCTCCCCCGGGTGGAGGACCTGGGGTGCCACCTGGCCGCGGTCGACGACGCGGTTGCCGCGGCCGGCCTCACCGGCTCCCTCGCGAGCGTGGTCGACGGTCGCGAGACGGCGCCCGGGACCGGCTACCTCACCGCCAGGGAGCCCGTCCCCCACCCCGCGCTGCGGTGGTATGCCGTGCGCGAGGTCCTCCCGCTGCGCGCCGAGACGGTGCGGTCCTGGCTGCGGCAGCACCGGCAGCCGGCCGGCCCGGTCACCCTGAAGAAGCGGGGGGTGCGGGTCGACCCCGACGCGTTCCGCCGGGAGCTGCGGCTCCCGCGCCGGGCCCACGGCTCCGAGGAGGTCGTCCTCGTGCTGACGACGGTGGCGGACTCCCCACGGGCCCTCGTCGTGGACCGGCTGCAGGTCTGACCCGGCGTCAGCGCTCGGACACCGACCGTCGGTGCGGGGTCCGCGGCAGGGCGATGAAGCGCTCCACGTCGCTGATGCGACCCGAGACGACCAGCTCGTCACCCTCCTCGACCACGGTCTCGGGCACGGCATACGTGAACTCCTCGCCCTGCCGTTTGCGCCCGACGACGGTGATCGTGTGACGGGTGCGGACTCCGGAGTCCGCGAGGGTCCGTCCCCACGTCTCCGCCGGGGCGGTGCAGCGGGCGATGGCGAACTGGTCGTCGAACTCGAGGTAGTCCGCCACCCCGTCGGTCACCATGTGGGCCACCCGCTGTCCCATGACGTACTCGGGGTAGATGACGTGGTGCGCACCGATGCTGGCCAGGATCGTGCCGTGCTTGCGGGTGATCGCCTTGGCGTAGATGCGCTCCACCCCCGCCTCGTGCAGGGTGATGACCGACAGCACGCTGGCCTCGATGTCAGACCCGATCGCGACGACCGCGCGGCTGACCGAGCCGATGCCGAGCTGGCGCATGGCCTCCCCGTCGGTGGCGTCGGCGACCACCGTGTGCGTGAGGTCGTCGGCGTACTTCTGCACGCGCCGCTCGTCGGTGTCGATCGCCATGACCTCGACGCCCTGCCGGACCAGCGACTCGCAGACCGCCGTCCCGAACCGGCCGAGGCCGACGACGAGCACCGTGTAGGCGCCGCTGTCCGCGGGCCGCCTTCTCCTAGCCAACAATGGGTCTCTCCTCCGGGAGTCGGTAGTGGCGGTGGCGGGTGTTGAGCGCCAGGGCGGCGGCCACCGTGATCGGCCCGAGCCGGCCGAGGAACATCAGGACCATGAGGACGAGCTGGGCCGAGGGGGGCAGGCTGGCGGTGATGCCGGTGGACAGCCCCACCGTCGCGAAGGCCGAGACGACCTCGAAGCCGAGGTCGAGCGGGGGGAGGTCGGTGAGGATCATCAGGGTGATGGTGCTGGTGATGACGAGGCCCACCGCGAGCAGGGCGACCGACAGCGCCTGCCGCACGACCGGCATCCC encodes the following:
- a CDS encoding potassium channel family protein, with the protein product MARRRRPADSGAYTVLVVGLGRFGTAVCESLVRQGVEVMAIDTDERRVQKYADDLTHTVVADATDGEAMRQLGIGSVSRAVVAIGSDIEASVLSVITLHEAGVERIYAKAITRKHGTILASIGAHHVIYPEYVMGQRVAHMVTDGVADYLEFDDQFAIARCTAPAETWGRTLADSGVRTRHTITVVGRKRQGEEFTYAVPETVVEEGDELVVSGRISDVERFIALPRTPHRRSVSER
- a CDS encoding THUMP-like domain-containing protein, translated to MSADPAVELMTRLAGGPGAELLASLPPYDESDALTLMSRLRAQGHDAELVSAALTQARLRASGRARLGSGVDDLLLTQDGLEQATRPQVTARRAELMVRAGVRHVLDLGCGLGLDAMAFARAGLAVTAVERDAVVAAAARANLAPWPDARVVTGDALALPVGPDDGAFLDPARRTPGVADVHGRTRRVRGLDQLSPSFEQVRDVAARARATVAKLGPSFDPGDVPSGAGAEWVSLDGDLLECALWWGAGPRGRHAVVGRSAGGPDGSVTWHEVTDLGPTAPLPRVEDLGCHLAAVDDAVAAAGLTGSLASVVDGRETAPGTGYLTAREPVPHPALRWYAVREVLPLRAETVRSWLRQHRQPAGPVTLKKRGVRVDPDAFRRELRLPRRAHGSEEVVLVLTTVADSPRALVVDRLQV
- a CDS encoding phospholipase D-like domain-containing protein; this encodes MPRVFSRKVSRLLRRGRRVALATAGAAVAGQLTLAAGVVAVDAVRKRRDHVDRDAPVHEPVSTTVEESRLTTYTYGQYLYDDMIAAIDAAEDFVYLASYIWKADDTGRAFKDAVVRAADRGVLVCLVFDGFANLVVPRDFLRFPDGVHMLRFPVMRTALPLVDIRASGRDHRKILVVDGRVGFVGGYNIGSLYATSWRDTHVRVEGKSVWELQNSFVDFWNRHKGRRRPQLLDSGTVEWNTSIRAARNEPSRVIYPVRALYLEAIDRAVHRIWITQGYFIPDREILHGLLNAASRGVDVRVVMPQKSNHVLADVIAQSYYETLLEGGVRLFLYRDVMVHAKTMTVDGRWATIGTANIDRLSLQGNYEINLEIVDADQAAHMEDIFRADLEHCDELTLAEWGGRGLGTRVVERGAAAAAGPHLTPTRHPGAPAPARDASACWHSA